The following coding sequences are from one Methanobacterium bryantii window:
- a CDS encoding Rpp14/Pop5 family protein, with protein sequence MKLKILPPTLRNDKRYISFEAVSEVPLDKEDVISLVWESSLNFHGECKTSKFDLWVMRIWPLKSSDDKNIIKGILQCNREEVSSVRAAILLVNKFKGKRVVFHTIGISGTIKAGIKKFIKLEK encoded by the coding sequence ATGAAGCTTAAAATACTGCCCCCTACACTCAGGAATGATAAAAGATACATCTCATTTGAAGCTGTATCAGAAGTACCTTTGGATAAAGAAGATGTTATCTCACTGGTATGGGAATCTTCATTGAATTTCCACGGCGAATGTAAGACAAGTAAATTTGATCTGTGGGTTATGAGGATCTGGCCCCTCAAATCATCTGATGATAAAAATATAATTAAGGGGATCCTCCAGTGTAATAGAGAAGAAGTAAGTTCAGTAAGAGCAGCGATCTTGCTTGTAAATAAATTTAAAGGCAAACGAGTGGTCTTTCATACCATCGGTATTTCCGGAACAATCAAAGCCGGAATAAAAAAGTTTATTAAACTAGAAAAATAA
- the psmA gene encoding archaeal proteasome endopeptidase complex subunit alpha, with translation MQPMPGAGYDRAITVFSPDGRLFQVEYAREAVKRGTTSLGVKSGEGIVLVVDKRPTSKLVEPKSIEKIFQIDEHIGAATSGLVADARALIERARIESQVNKITYNEPIRVDSLAKKICDMKQMYTQHGGVRPFGSALIIGGVTETECRLFETDPSGALIEYKATAIGAGRQIAMDEFEKKYKEGMKLNEAIDLALDAVYEATEGKTSAESVEIAVIDFETKRFRKLSEEEIEEYVEELLLRKPKEEEEEGEEEEEE, from the coding sequence ATGCAACCGATGCCAGGAGCAGGATATGATAGGGCTATAACCGTATTTAGCCCAGATGGAAGACTTTTTCAGGTTGAATATGCAAGAGAAGCTGTTAAAAGAGGTACAACTTCATTAGGTGTTAAATCAGGTGAAGGTATCGTACTGGTTGTTGATAAAAGACCTACCAGCAAACTCGTTGAACCAAAATCAATTGAAAAGATATTCCAGATTGATGAACATATTGGTGCAGCGACCTCCGGACTTGTAGCTGATGCAAGGGCCTTAATTGAGAGAGCAAGAATAGAATCTCAGGTTAACAAAATAACCTATAATGAACCAATTAGAGTAGATAGTTTAGCTAAAAAAATATGCGATATGAAACAGATGTATACCCAGCACGGGGGAGTAAGGCCTTTTGGTTCAGCTTTGATAATTGGAGGAGTAACCGAAACTGAATGCAGATTATTCGAAACTGACCCTAGTGGTGCACTAATTGAATACAAAGCAACTGCAATAGGTGCTGGAAGACAAATAGCAATGGATGAATTCGAGAAGAAATACAAAGAAGGCATGAAATTAAATGAAGCTATTGATCTAGCATTAGATGCTGTTTATGAAGCCACTGAAGGTAAAACAAGCGCTGAAAGTGTAGAAATTGCAGTTATAGATTTCGAAACTAAACGGTTCAGAAAATTATCAGAAGAAGAAATAGAAGAATATGTTGAAGAACTTCTCTTAAGAAAGCCTAAGGAGGAAGAGGAAGAAGGAGAAGAAGAAGAAGAGGAGTAA
- a CDS encoding ribosome assembly factor SBDS, translated as MVTLEDSVIARLEYYGERFEILVDPDLASEFKRGKDIPLEEILAVEEIFKDVKKGDKASEEAMNKAFNSTDPLEAAALILKKGQVQLTAQQRKEMLEEKRKKIIAKITREAINPQTKLPHPARRIEKAMEEAKVHIDPFKSVDEQVNIVLKAIRVKIPIRFEHVNVAIRIPGDYAGKVYSIISDFGKTKKEEWQKDGSWIAVVEVPGGLQESFDRKLSELTGGQVETKIVK; from the coding sequence ATGGTCACTCTTGAAGATTCAGTTATAGCCCGTCTGGAATACTACGGAGAACGTTTTGAAATCTTAGTAGATCCAGATCTTGCTTCCGAGTTTAAAAGAGGCAAAGACATACCACTAGAGGAAATACTCGCTGTTGAAGAAATATTTAAAGATGTTAAGAAGGGAGATAAAGCATCTGAAGAAGCTATGAATAAAGCTTTTAATAGTACAGATCCTCTAGAAGCTGCAGCCTTAATACTTAAAAAAGGCCAGGTACAGTTAACTGCCCAGCAGCGAAAAGAAATGTTAGAAGAGAAAAGAAAGAAAATTATTGCAAAAATAACAAGAGAAGCCATAAATCCACAGACAAAACTTCCTCATCCTGCAAGAAGAATTGAAAAAGCCATGGAAGAGGCTAAAGTTCACATTGATCCATTTAAAAGTGTTGATGAACAGGTGAATATTGTTCTTAAAGCCATTCGTGTTAAAATACCAATAAGATTTGAACATGTAAATGTAGCAATTAGAATTCCTGGAGATTACGCAGGAAAAGTATATTCCATAATTTCAGATTTTGGAAAAACAAAAAAAGAGGAATGGCAAAAAGACGGATCATGGATCGCTGTGGTTGAAGTACCTGGTGGCCTACAGGAGAGCTTTGACAGGAAGTTAAGCGAACTTACAGGCGGACAGGTGGAAACCAAAATAGTAAAATAA